ACGGAGCCAAGGGCTACCTGCGCTGGCGAAGCGTTTCCCACGTCATGGACGAGCTGGCCGAAGCCCGGCGCATCATGCCCTTCATCGGCTACGTCTGGATTTCCGACGACGCCTTTTTCGCCCGGCCCCTCGAGGAGATCCGGGATTTTTGCAAAGCCTGGAAGGAACGCGTCGCCCTGCCGTTCACCTGCCTCGGCAGCCCGGCCACCATCACCCGGGAAAAGATGGACGCCCTGGTCGACGCCGGCATGATCTACCTGCAAATGGGCGTGCAGACGGGTTCGCCGCGCATCCAGGAGCTTTTCAACCGCAAGGCCATGGGCAACGACAAGATGCTCGCCGCCATGCGCATCATCAACAGCTACAAGGACAGGCTCCTTCCCCCGAGCTACGACTTCATCCTGGACACGCCCTACGAGACCGTAAAGGACCGGCTGGATTCCATCCGGTTCATCGCCCGCATCCCCAAGCCCTTCCGGCTCCAGCCCTTTTCCCTGGTGCTCTACCCCGGCACCAAGCTCGCCGCCATGGCCGTGGCCGACGGCTACCTCACCGACGAGCGCAGTCAGGTCTACACCAAGAGCTACACCATGCGCCGGCCGGACTACGGCAATTTCCTGATCCTTCTGGCCAAGGGCGGCCGGTTTCCCTCCGGGCTGCTGGCCTTTTGCGCCCGGGACGGCGTGGCAAAAGTGTTCGGGTCCAAGCTTTTCAGGCCTTTTTGGGAGCTGGCCTTTGCCGTGGCCGGACCGGCCAAGCGGCTGGTCAAAAGACTGCTGGGGCGGCGGTGAGGGTCCTGCTCGTCCAGTCCTGGCTCGGCGGCGACGGCCCGCCGGTCTATCCGGTGGGGCTGGCCTGTCTGGCGGCGAGCCTGCCCGGCCATGCCGTGGCATGCTTCGACCCCAACGTGGCCGCCGAGCCCATGGCCGAACTGGCCGCGAAGGTGCGCGCATTCGCGCCGGACGTGGTCGGGGTATCGCTTCGCAACATCGACTCCACCAACACCCGGGTCAACGTCTCCTACCTGCCGCCCTTCGGGGCGGTGCTGGAGACGGTGCGCCGCGATTTCTCCGGCCCCCTCGTGGTCGGCGGCTCGGGCTTTTCCATGTTCGCCGCGCGCATCATGGAAACCCACCCGGCCATCGACTACGGCGTGTACCTGGAGGGCGAGCTTTCCTTCGCCGCCCTCATCGACGCCCTGGCCGCCGGGGAGCAAGGCGATCCCGCCGCCGTGCCCTCGGTCTATGTCCGCGATGCGGACGGCGCGGCGCGACTGACCTCCCCGGCGGCCCCGGGCGGGAAAGTCGACCTGGCCGGCCTGCCGGAGCCGGATTTTTCCGTGCTGCCGCTTGCCCCCTACGCCGCCGTGCCCTGGGGGGTGGGCGTCGAGACCAAGCGGGGCTGCGCCCTGTCCTGCCTCTACTGCCCCTACGGTTTTTTAAACGGCCGGGCCTACCGCAAGAAAGACCCCAAGCGCGTGGCCGAGTCGCTCTACCGCCTGGAGCACGAGCAGGGGCTTTCGCGCTTCACCTTTCTCGACTCGGTCTTCAACGTGCCGGCCGAGCACGCCAAAAATGTGATGCGGGCCATGATCGCGCGCGGAGTGGGGCTTTCCTGGTCGGCCTGGTTCACCGAGCGAGGGCTTGACCGCGAGTTTCTGGAACTGGCCCGCGACGCCGGCTGCGACACGGTCATCTTCTCCCCCGACGCCTACGGCGAGAGCGCGCTCAAAAAACTGGGCAAGGCCGTGACCGTGGCCGAGATCAACGCCGCCTACGGGCTCGTGCGCGACATGGGCTGCTTCGAGGTGAGCTACAACTTCTTCAAGAACCCGCCCGGCCAGACGCTTTTCGCGGCGGCCGGCATGCTGGCCTTCCTGTTTCGGGCCAAACGGCAAATGGGCCGGCGGGCGCACTTCGAGATCAACACCCTGCGCGTGGAGCCCCACACCGCCCTGGCCGAGTTGGCCGCGCGCGAAGGGCTCATCGAGCCCGGAGCCGACCTGCTGGCCCCGGTCACCTACAGCCAGCAAAAAACGCTCTACCTGGACAAATTCTTCAATCTCCTGCTGCGGGCCGCGGGAAAGTAGGCATGAAGGTTTCGGAAAGCCTGGGCCGCGATCTGCTGCGCCTTGTCGTCTGGTACCCGCTGCGCCTGGTGGTCGAGCGCTTGCCGCCCCGGACGGGGGTTGCCCTGCTGGCCCGCCTCGGCCGCCTCCATGCCGCCCTGGCGGGGAGGCGCGGCGGCCGGGCGGACAGGCTCAGGCGGGCCGCCGCCACGGTCGCGCCGACACTCGACGCGGCCGCAAGAGAAGCCCAGATGGTCGCCGCCTACGAGACGCACTACGTCAACCAGCTGTCCATCT
The sequence above is drawn from the Solidesulfovibrio fructosivorans JJ] genome and encodes:
- a CDS encoding B12-binding domain-containing radical SAM protein, producing MRVLLVQSWLGGDGPPVYPVGLACLAASLPGHAVACFDPNVAAEPMAELAAKVRAFAPDVVGVSLRNIDSTNTRVNVSYLPPFGAVLETVRRDFSGPLVVGGSGFSMFAARIMETHPAIDYGVYLEGELSFAALIDALAAGEQGDPAAVPSVYVRDADGAARLTSPAAPGGKVDLAGLPEPDFSVLPLAPYAAVPWGVGVETKRGCALSCLYCPYGFLNGRAYRKKDPKRVAESLYRLEHEQGLSRFTFLDSVFNVPAEHAKNVMRAMIARGVGLSWSAWFTERGLDREFLELARDAGCDTVIFSPDAYGESALKKLGKAVTVAEINAAYGLVRDMGCFEVSYNFFKNPPGQTLFAAAGMLAFLFRAKRQMGRRAHFEINTLRVEPHTALAELAAREGLIEPGADLLAPVTYSQQKTLYLDKFFNLLLRAAGK
- a CDS encoding B12-binding domain-containing radical SAM protein, which translates into the protein MRVVLISPYPDITAFGVRAISSFLRQNGVATRLVFLPDPLGDALTDQPERYPARILDALADLCRDADLVGISLMTNYMDNAVQITRSLRARLMVPVLWGGVHPTIRPRECLDTADMVCVGDGEEAILDVCLALETGGPVTGIANIWSKGPDGVVAENPVRPLTTDLDALPPPDWSHEEHYIWDDRAGGIVALTPAITERFLAGGTVSKMLGRVGYQTMTGRGCPHRCAYCVNDAIKSLYGAKGYLRWRSVSHVMDELAEARRIMPFIGYVWISDDAFFARPLEEIRDFCKAWKERVALPFTCLGSPATITREKMDALVDAGMIYLQMGVQTGSPRIQELFNRKAMGNDKMLAAMRIINSYKDRLLPPSYDFILDTPYETVKDRLDSIRFIARIPKPFRLQPFSLVLYPGTKLAAMAVADGYLTDERSQVYTKSYTMRRPDYGNFLILLAKGGRFPSGLLAFCARDGVAKVFGSKLFRPFWELAFAVAGPAKRLVKRLLGRR